The Erigeron canadensis isolate Cc75 chromosome 1, C_canadensis_v1, whole genome shotgun sequence genome segment ATTTGCTCTAAATATCGTATTTGATCAggaataattataattacaacccatgtttttattaaaacaattgctacccatgaaagaaatgaacctgcataacccgtaacttcaatgaatcaaattgtgatatcattatctagttagaaatatttaaattcctataatgaaacgattttaataatatacgatttgattaaatgaatccaagatcaaaaaagttagataaagaatattgcctttacagggaaaaaaaaagatatatagaaaatttaaactcatatttaagtttatacggttttagttttcttttttgcatatgggatttgtttcttaaatataagggatttggtttcttaagtttgtgtataaatattttttttatttaatatttaatggataaatattgtcaaaaaaatgtgataatgacacataggataaaaacctatgtggcaaattttaaaaatagctttatattGAGGAGTGTTTTAAAAGGTTAGGATtcctattattttaataaatatatatatataaaacaccttgaattctattatatatatatatataatttaataaatattgcGTAATTAAATATGAGGTATTGATTAAGAATGATGATTTCAGTAAGGTTGGTGGCTGATCGGTATGTTTTTTGACCTTGTGATGTTTACCAATATTCAAGTctcattttttacatttatatggGTGACTTAGGGGGTTGGGGGTTAGGTGGGGTTTCAgagatttatatgttttattccAAATATTCGTGTAGTTTATGATTAAAAGTAATCTAGtttgtcgttctaaaaaaataaaaaatatatatatatttaacttaaaaaacTAATCTTTTAATCaactaatttattaattttatattgatgcaaaatttaaacataatgaTAGATTTTGACTTAAAAGAGATGTCATTGAAAGTAATCAAAAgcttaaattttctattttaagtTTTCGTTCAATTTTAAGTTTCTAACTTTAACaattaagtttaaaaattaatcataaccaaattacatcaataacttacgtCGTAGTCGCCGTCACCACCATCAAttgccaccgccaccaccatcattttCCACCACCACCGCCCGTCACCGTCACCACCGACACCGCCTCTTTTGCCGCACGCAGCCACATCCACCACCTCCGCGTCACTATTACACCGCCATGGAATGGGTACCGTTCTAGTCAAACATCTAAGTAAGTTTGGTATAGGAAACAAGGAATTAATGTACCAAACCTGTGATAATATCAGAAAGGAAATGACTAGCAGGAACAAGATAAATGATCTTAAAATATAGTGCTGATTAGTTTCAATAGAAAAATTCACCAACTTGGTTTCTTGACTTGGGAGAAAGGCAAGTATAACGATTTGGTTTTGTACTAACAAATATCACTACTCAAAAAGTAATAATTTACTGCCCAACAATATTGCCAAGAAACCATCATTTGGTACTGAAATGCAAAACAAAAAGATGCAGAATAATGTTGTGATGGATCCTATATAAACCATGGCAGCTTCTATCTAAACACAGTACATAGTGGAACCATAAGACACATGCAACAAAAAAAGACTAACATAAAAACTACCATTAGAAAGTTAGGTTGCCAGACCCCCAACACAACAGTCCAGATATGTGCCAAAGCTATATTACATGATAAACGTTCTAAACAAAAGCAGAATTGTAAACATGGGAATTAACATTAAGGATACTCCAGAGTTCAAACACCGCACACAAATAGTAAACATTCTTCCCAATTCAGTCCTCGCCACCTCCCTTTTCCTGCAACAGAGGAAGACACAATTATTACTAGGTGCCACCAAGATGAAGCATGAagtataagaaattttttaaatctGCTTCTAATTACATTAAGTTCCTTTGATAGATATACCATTAACATCTAAATCACAATTCGTTataaaatatttacttttcacattaaaaaaatttgatatcaaatttgatatcaatgctattttaacatcatagtttaaaaaaaagaaaacttgttGTTCTCCCTGTCCCAGTACCATTTGATTCCAAGTTCAGAGAATAGAGGAAACCAAAATTGATATGTTCGCGAGACCTACTAGTAGGGAATTAGAGTTGATCTAAACTCTTACTTGACTGTAAATAAAAATGCGATAATATGTTTAAAATGAAGTCACAACTCACAACACAAGTAtaaccttttttaaaaaattcaaagaaTAATCTGAACATTTTGATTAAGAAATATAAATCAGAGAATAGAGGAAACCAAAATTGATATGTTCGCAATGCTTCACCTACTAGTAGGGAATTAGAGTTGATCTAAACTCTTACTTGGCTGTAAATAAAAATGCGATAATATGTTTAAAATGAAGTCACAACACAAGTAtaaccttttttaaaaaattcaaagaaTAATCTGAACATTTTGATTAAGAAATATAAAACTCCGCTTTACTGAGTTCGAAAACTCAACTTCAGTCAGCTCAGATAAGCATCTCTTTTCTTGTAAAGCattaaaaaagcaaaaaattaaaaattaaaaaatatatatatatatatagaatatgtCAGTTACAAAAAAAATTCGAACCTAACTTTTTGTTGGAAAATGCAAATATCTGTTGAGCACCATAATCTGTTCACTTTCactttatttaaatttgtaaataCCAAAACAGGATCGAAAACATCTAATGAAGGTGTAATAAGTAATTCAACTTTAGTTGATGGAGGGCAAAATAGCATACACTAaactaaactaaataaatatataggaATAAAGCCAATGGTCCAAAAATAAAGGTGGCAGTTGCACCCATATACTTACAAATAGGCTGACTAGTGTAATATCTAAATCTGGTTCTTTCCTTTTGGGTTTTTTTAGCTCCCATTAGCAAGTGACTACATTCTATCTCAATAGGTCTGAAAAACCTTGTTTAAAAGGAGATAGACTATACTTTATATACTCAAAAATCCTAATTCAGTGTTATAGAAAATGAACAACTTTCAACCAAAAGATGTTTCAGAGTTTTAGGTCAGCTTCAAAATTTAGCCATTTGATCCGttatccaacccacccattttgcgcCCTCTGAACAATACAAATCAGCTTCTTGAATTGTTTTAAAATGGTTAATGTTCTGGTTGCAAACATGATAATAAAAGGGGTTTCCTCAAAGTTCAAACCTTCGATTCATCAGCTTCAGCAGAAACAATTTCCACACTACCATCATTCTCCAAGATTTTATCCTGAGACTTCTGATTCCCCTCAAGCCCAGGCAATCCCCGTTCATTCAGTGACTTTTGATTCTCTTTAGGCCCAGGAGTTGATACATGTTCATCCATTGACTTCTGATCGTCTTCCGGCtgaaaatttatttcatttttatcagTCGACTTCTGATTCTTTTCAGGCTTGCCCAATAACTCCTGTTCATCCAGGCTCTTCTTAGCTTCTTTCCTTTGGTTAAATAACTCCTTGATCCTTTTCAATTCATTCTCAACAGATACCAATTTATCAGCCATCATTGTAACATCAGCACGATGCttttcaaaaacaattaaaaattcaTCTTCAATGGTCTTTGACAACGAAATAAACTTCTCCCTATCTTCTTCTTGTTTTAACCTGCGTTTTTCGAGTTCCCGTGTACTCAAAACCAGACCACCAGGGCCAGCATCCTTATAAAGTGGTTCTTCTTTAAGGGCATAACGATTCCTATAATCAGAGAATTTAAGCCGAGTATCATTCAATGCCTTTCTATACCCTTGTACAAGATCACCCATAAGATAGAGCTCACGCTCGAGCCGAAACACCTCATTATTTCTTCTTTGCAACTCTTCATCTCTTGATTTTATAACCATTTCCAAAAAATTATGACGTTCTTGCATATCATTCACTGTTACTTGCTGATCATATTGTAAGTTTGCATAGGATTGTTCTTTAGACTCGAAAATCATCTTTGCTTTTTCCATCCATTGGCGCATTTGCTCCAGGcataaaccaaaatcatttggtTTATGATCCCACAAAATTGTATCCATTTTTAACCTTTTATTGTTTCCATCAATGTGTATGTCTTCTTCAGGCTCCATTGCTCTTTTCCCACCATTGTTAAAAAAAGATGGACCAGCATCATGGGACATAAACGAAGCATCTCTCGATCCAAACAAATCCATGGAAGATATCCCATGAGAATTAAAAGGAGCATGAGATGTTTCAACGCCTTGAAGAAAATTACCTGTCAATCCATCTCTATCTTCGATTGAATCGTCATTAGCCTCCATGTCAAAACCTTCATCGACACTTACACCAACATCTTCATATTCTTCATCCACCCTGACACCagcctcttcttcttcttcttcttcttcttcttcttcttcttcttcttcttctccttctccttcttcttcttcatcatcatccacTTGTTCAATCTGTTCATCTTCAACCTTGGTTTCTTCAAAATTATTCAAATCACTATTTTGACAACGCTGCAAAAACTGATCACCCAACATTTTATTTCCACTGAATTCCCAGTTTCCATGTTCCTCAACATCAGGCACCTCCTCCACAACCTTGAAATCTTGTTGAGCATCCACCATCTCTCGATCATCTTCCTTAACAACCTCATCCTCGACTATTTCCTCAACATCCGGCACCTCCTCTACAACCATAAAAGCTTGAGCATCCTCCTTAACAACAACCTCTTCATCTGCTACTTGCTCACCATCTTGCTTCCCTAAAGTCAAGTCCACATTGTGGTGTAGCTGAAGTTGTTCATGTTTTTGTTGGGGTTTCAAACTAATGTCACTATCAAAAAGTTCCCCATGTTGTGACCTAATCAAATACTGGAGATGGGAAGCATAGTAGCAGTCAACAAGCTTATCACCTTGAGCAAGCTCTTTCTCAACCTTAAACCAAATCAAACTAGCGGAATCCAATTTTTCAGGATGACCATCTCTAATACACCTGGTCCAATTCGCAATCTCAGTGGGAGTATCCCACTGTTCTTCACCTAAGAGAATCCAATTCATAACAAAGTTTTCGAGAAACCCAATATCATCCTCGGAAAACTGGTCAGAATCCAAATCAACCTGTTGAAGCTTGTTATCTTGCTGCTTGGCTATGGGGAGTTTGAAAGCCCTAGCTAAGTCGGGCCTAGCAACACTAATTCTACAATCATTGACATAACTACAACGCTTCTTGGGATCGTAATTAACGATCAACTCAGCGATAAAATGGGTTTGAATTTCAGGGTCAAAGTCGATTTGGGTGAAGTCGTATAGCCCGGATTTCTTTAGAACACCCTCATATTTAACCAAATCTAACTTCTTACTAACAAAAGGTATAGGCTTAAGACTAGCAATCAAGTTTTGAATCTTTTGAACTTTTTTCATGTTGTTACCTTTCTTCTTGCCCTTCCTCTTGCTGCTCCTCTTTTGAGTACGGATGGTGGTGAAGCGGCAGCTAGTTGGTGACGTCATTGTTGATGGTTTTTGGTCGAGAAACACAAGGGAATTGTCATTATCATCAacgtcatcatcatcttcttcatcatcatcatcttcttctttatcTGATTGTTGGATGCTATTATTAGGGTTTGTGGGAttttgatcttcttcttcatcatcatctcctaTTGTTTCAGAATGTAGCGGTGGTTTTTCAATTGGAGGATTATTTTtctgttcttcttcttcttcttgtattAGGGTATTTTTAGAATCTAGTGATTGTTGGccaagaggaggaggaggatttgAGGGATCTTGTTCTTTTAGGGTTTCACAACTGGCCATCGAAATACtggacaaaaaaaaacacacacacactcaccaGCCCCGCCTATTGACTCGGACATTATATAATCTTGTTCTTTATTAGTCTTACTTTTTCGAGGGGAAGTGATACTCGAACATTATTTACCGcaatgtataatttttataacagGTTGTGCAAGTCTAGTTAGGTGGATTTGTGGTAGATATATTGATTTCTGAATGGGGCTTGATGATTAGAcccataaaaaaaatcatttgtacCCAAAATTCAACTTTTGATTAACttttcataataattattaacttttactaattttttagttagatataataaaatgtaatgattatgtttttttaaagcaatgattatgtttttatttatctttaaccaatattaatattttaatgtttcatttttttttcctttatgtATCAACATgataacatgaaaatataaaaatgtaaagtttattttaatctctaataaaataaaataattaacaaaaacattattttaaacATGATAACAAGATAAAAGTACAAACactaaaataattaacaaaatgcaaaggtttattttaaatttttagtaataaaataataaaattacaaaaacattaacttaattaatcaaatatattaataacaccACTCTCATGACGACAAAGACTGATATATAGATCTAGACGCGACCTATACATGATTTCCCATCCGGCTGCACACGGGCCATGGTGAAATGTCCAATATGGCGTGATAACAGGCATTGGGTACTCGCCTTGTAACCCCACCATAACAAAATGTGATTCTCCATTTACAAGGGCAATTGTAAGAGCTCTGTGATGTTGAACATCTTCCGGACCACACCAAAACGGAAAAATCGTCATACTGTCTCTCTTGTCTAAAGAATGGACGATCACACCAAACCTATTAGCAATTA includes the following:
- the LOC122601623 gene encoding probable E3 ubiquitin-protein ligase bre1 translates to MASCETLKEQDPSNPPPPLGQQSLDSKNTLIQEEEEEQKNNPPIEKPPLHSETIGDDDEEEDQNPTNPNNSIQQSDKEEDDDDEEDDDDVDDNDNSLVFLDQKPSTMTSPTSCRFTTIRTQKRSSKRKGKKKGNNMKKVQKIQNLIASLKPIPFVSKKLDLVKYEGVLKKSGLYDFTQIDFDPEIQTHFIAELIVNYDPKKRCSYVNDCRISVARPDLARAFKLPIAKQQDNKLQQVDLDSDQFSEDDIGFLENFVMNWILLGEEQWDTPTEIANWTRCIRDGHPEKLDSASLIWFKVEKELAQGDKLVDCYYASHLQYLIRSQHGELFDSDISLKPQQKHEQLQLHHNVDLTLGKQDGEQVADEEVVVKEDAQAFMVVEEVPDVEEIVEDEVVKEDDREMVDAQQDFKVVEEVPDVEEHGNWEFSGNKMLGDQFLQRCQNSDLNNFEETKVEDEQIEQVDDDEEEEGEGEEEEEEEEEEEEEEEEAGVRVDEEYEDVGVSVDEGFDMEANDDSIEDRDGLTGNFLQGVETSHAPFNSHGISSMDLFGSRDASFMSHDAGPSFFNNGGKRAMEPEEDIHIDGNNKRLKMDTILWDHKPNDFGLCLEQMRQWMEKAKMIFESKEQSYANLQYDQQVTVNDMQERHNFLEMVIKSRDEELQRRNNEVFRLERELYLMGDLVQGYRKALNDTRLKFSDYRNRYALKEEPLYKDAGPGGLVLSTRELEKRRLKQEEDREKFISLSKTIEDEFLIVFEKHRADVTMMADKLVSVENELKRIKELFNQRKEAKKSLDEQELLGKPEKNQKSTDKNEINFQPEDDQKSMDEHVSTPGPKENQKSLNERGLPGLEGNQKSQDKILENDGSVEIVSAEADESKEKGGGED